GAGTTGGTAAAGTCACTAATTGTCGATACTCGTAATTATCCCGCCCTCACCCGATTTCAGCTAGGCTTCCTCTTGTTCTAGTTCTTGAAAAAagctttgatttttttctttgtacTTCAAGGCAGCAATGATATTTAAGGATCTCAacctgtctttttttttttaattaaggcAATTTTATGCTGCCTTTATATTGCTTATTCACTATTAAATGTGGGCGGTGatattaaatccataaattaatTGCTCTATTGAATGAAATATGAAACCCTATCACCAAGCTTCTTGCTGATAGGTTGCTGAAAATGCTCTATTTAAGTGAACATAAATGCTTAACTAGTACCAATACTTGTTAGCCTGCTTTAGAAAAAGGATTCTCTCTTTAGAATTTTTCTATTATTCAGCTATGAGGAGGTGAATTAGTAATATCCATTATTTTGATTTACATTTAGGATTTTGGTCAATAAAATAAGAATCTATTGCCTTCATCTTCTGTGGTACAACTCCAGTCCTAGCTGCCGCAAACAGTAAGTTAATCCCtttatcttcttcatcttgtacCTTGCCTTAACCCATCTAAGTatcatcaaatgaaaaaaaataaataatcgtTCATCCTAAGGTCTACTCCATGTCTCCACATAATTAATTCAACCCTAACAATTTTTAGGCCTGCTATGAAATTTCAGTAAATATCCCTCATAAGGCCTCTGTCATGCCCAAATCAAACCCTAGATGCTATTACCTACACTTAACTTTGACATTCTAGCATATAATTCCTACAAGAAAACTTTTGTGCCACTCATCCGATGCATGCAAGTGCAAGACTGGATGACCATGATCCTTCCATCTGGTTAAGACTTGGAGAAAAGTGAGTGGGTTCACCATTGATAAAAGATTAACGGAGGGTGGGAAGGAgggtgggagagagagaaggggttggggggggggggggggtagagagagggagagggggagagagagagagagatggctgAGACAGTAAATTTTTGGGATTCAGGAGTCCCAGTTTCtcctgaatgaattatttcaGATTTTCTTTCCCTGGCGGCAATATTTGGTGAGTCTTTTTTTAAATCTTTCTTCATGGGTTTTCTTCCTCACATGACTGCATGCAGGATAGTTGAATGTCAACTTTAAGCTAGATAACTGTCACAGAAGACTCTTTATACAGTATATAGTtgtgcagttttttttttaaaataattattttggtCTAATTTTGGGTTTTAGCAATTATATCTTACTGCTTTTGTTATCCAAAACTCTATCAAGCTGTGAGGATCATCACCCGTTCTTACATCAATTTGGGCATCCATAGTTATTTTGTATCACTTTGCCAGAACATGGTTTTGTAGGCATTAGAATATGATACCGCACTTGTAAAATGGTTGTAGCATTTTGCCCAGGGACTAATTTAATCTTTTTAATAAGTTAAGAAATTCATTTTAGTATTATGTGTATTGCGTGATTCTGTTTGATGTTATTGTGAAATTGTATACACAGCAAAGATGAACTGGTCAACATTCTGTTTGATGTTATTGTGAAATTGTATACACAGCAAAAAAGAACTGGTCAACATTagggaaaaacattattttggtgCAATCTAGTTGGTTCAGGTTGGATTTCTCGCTAGTGCAAAATCTGTTACTAGGTTTGGCTAATCATATCTGGGTAGGATCATTATTTTTGCAAAAATCATGTCAGGCAGGTCTGATAATTTTCATGGAGTGTTTTGTGGATGCTCAATAAAACCATCTGAGAAGaggcaaataatatttttaacagTTTGGCTTAATAAATAGCATAGATCTTGCAAATGCTCATAAGATTAGTGCATAAATGAATGGGATATGTTAATTCTGGAGCAACAATgcgaattatattatttttaaagctAATGGGCTGCACTAGTAGAGCATCTGTGGTGGTAACATACAGGGCTTAACTGCTTTGCATGAGGCACATTTAGCTGCATTTTCCACTGAGAAGTCTCGGTGAAGTATGATTCAATATTCATTCTTTGCTGCTTATAATCAACTGCAACTATTAACCCACTAGTTGATAACAATATTTTGTCGCTTTTGCAGGTGGTGTCCCAGCTATTAACTCTACAActttgaagcttttgaatctgtCTTCAAATGCATTGTCGGGTTCCTTGCCCCCTAATTTAGGGATATGTGTGTCTGTGGATTTGAGTAAAAACATTCTCTCTGGTGACCTGTCTGTGATGCAGTATTGGGGAGATTCATTGGAGGCTATTGATTTAAGTTCAAATGCATTATCAGGACAGTATCCAAATGAGGCCTCTCAATTTGCAAATCTAATATCCATCAAGattcgaaataattttttaGTAGGTTCCCTTCCTTCTGTATTAGGAACCTATCCTAAATTGTCTTTCGTTGACCTCAGTTTGAATAAACTTACAGGACCTATTTTGCCAAGCCTTTTTAGATCATTAACTTTGACAAGTTTGAATCTATCGGGAAATCACTTTACTGGAACTGTTCCACTTCAAAGCCCACACTCAACTGAGTCGCTCGTACTGCCTTCTTATACTCATCTAGAGATCCTTGATTTATCTAATAACTTGTTATCTGCTTCACTGCCTCCAGAAATTGGTAACATGCAAAGGCTCAAATTGCTTGACCTTGGAAATAATACTTTATCCGGAGAGCTTCCAAGTGAGTTAAGTAAGCTTGGTGGGTTGGAATTTCTTGACCTATCAATGAATAATTTCAAGGGTAGGATACCTGATATGCTTCAGCCAGGTCTAAAGGTATTTAACGTTTCCTACAACAATCTATCAGGAACTGTTCCTCAAAATTTGCAGAAGTTCCCAAGCACCTCATTTCATCCTGGCAATGCTTTACTAGTCTCCTCAGATGCCCTGCCTGCAGGAGATAATAACACTGGATTCTCTGGGAGCAGGAGTCATCATCTGAAGTCTAGCATTCGAGTAGCATTTATTGTTGGATCCATTGGTGCTGTCATGTTGGTTTTATTTGCAACAATGACATTATATATAGTAAGGACTCAAGAAATTTGTGGAAGAGGCCGAACTACTGGAAGAGATTTAAAACTTGGGACTTTTGGCTCGCTTAACACATTTAAGTTTCCAAAAGATAATGCTGTTCCTACTTCAATGAGTTTCTCAAATGACCATCTGCTAACATCAGCTGCTAGATCGATGTCTGCACAAAAAGAGTTGTTAACTGAGGCTGTGGAATATGGTTATTCTGATTCAAAAGGAGTTTCAGAATCTTCAAAGCTTGATGTGCTAGAGGATTGTCCTTCACTCACTGGATGGAAGTCTTCTCTAGGGTCACCATTATCATCTTCACCTCATGTTATTGATTCACATATATCTGAACAAGCAGTGAAGTTGGATGTATATTCACCAGATCGACTTGCTGGAGAGTTGTTTTTGTTGGACGACTCTTTAATATTCACGGCTGAAGAATTGTCTCATGCCCCTGCAGAAGTTCTTGGTAGAGGCAGCCATGGTACATCATATAAAGCAACAATAGATAGTGGGCATATGTTGACTGTGAAGTGGTTGCGGGTTGGCCTTGTGAAACATAAAAAAGAATTTGCAAGGGAGGCAAAAAGAATTGGAATCACTAAACATCCAAACATCGTCTCTTGGAGGGGTTATTATTGGGGCCCAAGGGAGCAAGAAAGGTTGATCGTTGCAGATTATGTTGATGGAGATAATCTAGCATTCTATCTTTATGGTAAGATTTTCAATAACCTCAATCTGCCAGTTCTTCAGATTTCCAACAGTTTCTGGATTGCTCTATGTCATTTATGGTTGATCTATTATGTTTTTGGTCTTCTCCTGGAAATTTGTATCTTTATGTTTTTGCCATCAGATATGTCCATCTTGTGCAAAAGATTAGAACTAGCTCAAGTTGGTaacttatatttttttcctATGCAAATTATGGTAAAAGTAATATTTAAGCTGAATGTGTGTTGCTTTCACTTTTATCCATGTATTGCTGATGTTATAGATGTTGCACACACCACCAAACAGGAGACCATAGGAATGCGTAATAAAGTATTGTTGATAAGCAGTTATCCAGGCATGTTGCCTTAATTCATTCAAAATCCCTGGAACTTTAATACATGTGGAATCTTGGGAatgaaataaatttcaaaaagatTAATCTAGGTGAAATATGACATGCTAATATAATTAACACCCAATATTTCCTCAAATTGTGTGATGATTCTTTTAAATCATGAGAAAAGCAGTGTCTTAAGTCACATATTCAAGAAATTTAGTGCAGTATCACTGTTTTTTTAAGGATTGGACGAGGTCTAATCAATTTAGTAATGAAATGAACAAGGAAAACCCTACATGACATCTAGAGTCCCAACTTCA
This is a stretch of genomic DNA from Phoenix dactylifera cultivar Barhee BC4 chromosome 9, palm_55x_up_171113_PBpolish2nd_filt_p, whole genome shotgun sequence. It encodes these proteins:
- the LOC103700901 gene encoding probable inactive receptor kinase At5g10020 isoform X2, with the protein product MNPHLHLLLLFHLLFFYALRRLSAASPSDDIRSLLEFKKGILTDPSRVVDSWKPPPAGSAACPRDWRGISCDNSGAVVSLALDGLGLAGDLKFTTLTGLKSLRNLTLSGNAFTGRLVPAIGTMASLQHLDLSGNQFYGPVPRRITELSRLVHLNLSRNHFTQGFPTGIWKLQQLRVLDLRSNNLWGDIAVLLSELWNVESIDLSNNAFYGGISMDSGNLSSLGNTLRYLNLSNNKLNGGFLSSNSLRVFKSLEVLDLGYNQLTGELPPFDSLYNLKVFQAASNQLYGYVPEALFGSTMRLMELDLSGNGFTGGVPAINSTTLKLLNLSSNALSGSLPPNLGICVSVDLSKNILSGDLSVMQYWGDSLEAIDLSSNALSGQYPNEASQFANLISIKIRNNFLVGSLPSVLGTYPKLSFVDLSLNKLTGPILPSLFRSLTLTSLNLSGNHFTGTVPLQSPHSTESLVLPSYTHLEILDLSNNLLSASLPPEIGNMQRLKLLDLGNNTLSGELPSELSKLGGLEFLDLSMNNFKGRIPDMLQPGLKVFNVSYNNLSGTVPQNLQKFPSTSFHPGNALLVSSDALPAGDNNTGFSGSRSHHLKSSIRVAFIVGSIGAVMLVLFATMTLYIVRTQEICGRGRTTGRDLKLGTFGSLNTFKFPKDNAVPTSMSFSNDHLLTSAARSMSAQKELLTEAVEYGYSDSKGVSESSKLDVLEDCPSLTGWKSSLGSPLSSSPHVIDSHISEQAVKLDVYSPDRLAGELFLLDDSLIFTAEELSHAPAEVLGRGSHGTSYKATIDSGHMLTVKWLRVGLVKHKKEFAREAKRIGITKHPNIVSWRGYYWGPREQERLIVADYVDGDNLAFYLYDNGTACSSSRTSSAFLTCARISAAAAAAHSVDSAAD
- the LOC103700901 gene encoding probable inactive receptor kinase At5g10020 isoform X3; the encoded protein is MNPHLHLLLLFHLLFFYALRRLSAASPSDDIRSLLEFKKGILTDPSRVVDSWKPPPAGSAACPRDWRGISCDNSGAVVSLALDGLGLAGDLKFTTLTGLKSLRNLTLSGNAFTGRLVPAIGTMASLQHLDLSGNQFYGPVPRRITELSRLVHLNLSRNHFTQGFPTGIWKLQQLRVLDLRSNNLWGDIAVLLSELWNVESIDLSNNAFYGGISMDSGNLSSLGNTLRYLNLSNNKLNGGFLSSNSLRVFKSLEVLDLGYNQLTGELPPFDSLYNLKVFQAASNQLYGYVPEALFGSTMRLMELDLSGNGFTGGVPAINSTTLKLLNLSSNALSGSLPPNLGICVSVDLSKNILSGDLSVMQYWGDSLEAIDLSSNALSGQYPNEASQFANLISIKIRNNFLVGSLPSVLGTYPKLSFVDLSLNKLTGPILPSLFRSLTLTSLNLSGNHFTGTVPLQSPHSTESLVLPSYTHLEILDLSNNLLSASLPPEIGNMQRLKLLDLGNNTLSGELPSELSKLGGLEFLDLSMNNFKGRIPDMLQPGLKVFNVSYNNLSGTVPQNLQKFPSTSFHPGNALLVSSDALPAGDNNTGFSGSRSHHLKSSIRVAFIVGSIGAVMLVLFATMTLYIVRTQEICGRGRTTGRDLKLGTFGSLNTFKFPKDNAVPTSMSFSNDHLLTSAARSMSAQKELLTEAVEYGYSDSKGVSESSKLDVLEDCPSLTGWKSSLGSPLSSSPHVIDSHISEQAVKLDVYSPDRLAGELFLLDDSLIFTAEELSHAPAEVLGRGSHGTSYKATIDSGHMLTVKWLRVGLVKHKKEFAREAKRIGITKHPNIVSWRGYYWGPREQERLIVADYVDGDNLAFYLYDTYVP
- the LOC103700901 gene encoding probable inactive receptor kinase At5g10020 isoform X1, giving the protein MNPHLHLLLLFHLLFFYALRRLSAASPSDDIRSLLEFKKGILTDPSRVVDSWKPPPAGSAACPRDWRGISCDNSGAVVSLALDGLGLAGDLKFTTLTGLKSLRNLTLSGNAFTGRLVPAIGTMASLQHLDLSGNQFYGPVPRRITELSRLVHLNLSRNHFTQGFPTGIWKLQQLRVLDLRSNNLWGDIAVLLSELWNVESIDLSNNAFYGGISMDSGNLSSLGNTLRYLNLSNNKLNGGFLSSNSLRVFKSLEVLDLGYNQLTGELPPFDSLYNLKVFQAASNQLYGYVPEALFGSTMRLMELDLSGNGFTGGVPAINSTTLKLLNLSSNALSGSLPPNLGICVSVDLSKNILSGDLSVMQYWGDSLEAIDLSSNALSGQYPNEASQFANLISIKIRNNFLVGSLPSVLGTYPKLSFVDLSLNKLTGPILPSLFRSLTLTSLNLSGNHFTGTVPLQSPHSTESLVLPSYTHLEILDLSNNLLSASLPPEIGNMQRLKLLDLGNNTLSGELPSELSKLGGLEFLDLSMNNFKGRIPDMLQPGLKVFNVSYNNLSGTVPQNLQKFPSTSFHPGNALLVSSDALPAGDNNTGFSGSRSHHLKSSIRVAFIVGSIGAVMLVLFATMTLYIVRTQEICGRGRTTGRDLKLGTFGSLNTFKFPKDNAVPTSMSFSNDHLLTSAARSMSAQKELLTEAVEYGYSDSKGVSESSKLDVLEDCPSLTGWKSSLGSPLSSSPHVIDSHISEQAVKLDVYSPDRLAGELFLLDDSLIFTAEELSHAPAEVLGRGSHGTSYKATIDSGHMLTVKWLRVGLVKHKKEFAREAKRIGITKHPNIVSWRGYYWGPREQERLIVADYVDGDNLAFYLYESTPRRYSRLSVRQRLQVAIDVAGCLFYLHYEKGLPHGNLKPTNILLTGPDLTARLTDIGLHRLMTQSGIAEQMLNLGALGYCAPELATTSKPFPSFKADVYAFGVILMEMLTRRSAGDIISGLSGAVDLTDWVQMCNREGRVTDCFDKDIAGLEEAPRVMDELLAVSLRCIVPGNERPNIRTVLEDLCSITM